DNA from Triticum aestivum cultivar Chinese Spring chromosome 7D, IWGSC CS RefSeq v2.1, whole genome shotgun sequence:
AGCACACAAAATTCTAACCCTAAATAGATACAGCTCACGAGCTATTTTATCTAGTCATGCATGTAAGTTCTAAGTCTTTTTTTGCATTAGTACATCTGTATGCTGCTCTGCCATGTTACATCATCAGTTCATGCATTTTTACGTAACAAGTGAATTTTGTTGCACTAaagggttgtttggtttgtgactaactttgccaaagatttccatacctaaggttaggcaagtttgaccaacttaagtgagtatttggttccagccacaccttaggcaagccacacttgggtcccacatggcatacacacaaaaagtgtggcaaggttCCCTTTGGCTTGCCAACttatggctctcattttgatgaactaaccttaggcaagcttgggaaaaatgtgtggcaaaatgtggcaatgctagtgctctcttcgacatgtatggttgatccttcatttttttactatatggtactatcccatttagttgcttatgtagcaactaataagttatgcatttattttttcaacgtcatttgaagatattttacgctgtcatcaattacattatgttTCATAAACTATGTGCCTGCTGAATTATCATATTAAATATACTTACGCAACATTTTGTACTACATGTAGGTCCTAAGTGACGATGTCGACAGCGATCCAGAAACCCAGGGGATCTACAGGAGGCAGAAGGTGAAGGAGCTGGACAGTGGTGTGCTCGAGAAACGTGACAGGCCAAGAATCGGAAGGGGGGCTACGGATGCCCTTACTGCAACAAGCTGATGAAAGGCGACCTATCGAGTACCATCAACCATGCGGTCGGAACATCCCAAGGCAGCATCAACAATGGCTACGCTTTCAGGGTGAAGCACGCAGCGTATGCCGACTACTTGATGAGGCTTCTTTGAGGCTTTAGGGAAGTGCGCACCCTCGCAGCTAGAACTGATGCTCTTTTGGTTTTAACTATGCTAAGTACTACCCTATGCTATACTTTGTTGGTGAACGTTTATGGTCGAACTATGTGCACCAGTACTACTAAGTGGTGCTTGCTTTTGTATATATGGAAGCGTTGAACTAAGGTAGAACTATGTTAATTGGTGTGTGGTTTGGCATCTCTGCTTGTTAAACTCATGCTCATTAATCATCGGCTCATTTAGATTAAGTAGCATACAACCCTGATTGGCTAGATTCGTTTGAAGCTAGTTAAGCTTGTGAGTGCTCGTTAACAGATTCTGATGTGTTATGGTATACATGATGAGTGTGTACATGTGGTTTTCAAGAAGGAAGATGGTGACTCAAAAAGGAAATGCACTAGTTTGCTGCCTAAGGTTTTGATCCAAGTAATACTAGAACCATCGTGTTTGTGGCGTGGCTACATGATGATCACAAAGTCTCGATCCAAGTAATACTAGATCACTTGATGACAATTTGATCTGATGTTTTCACGAGTCTTGAGCATTAGGGTTTATGTACACAATTTCAATCCCCAACCCATCCACCCCGGACACGATCTTTGGATTGCATCACGTAGATGTACAAAATCCAGTTCCTAGCTCCTGCCCCAAGCGCCTACGCTTGTGATTTTTTTTCCAGGATCCTAATTAAGCACCTAAATAAGCGTtgctgcattgaaggtgcccaacgCCGACCAATCAATTTTTCTCATAAGTATTTCTGCTATAGTAGGTAACTACCAATTACTCCCCGCATCTCTCCCCCTAGGGTACGCTCTAAAACCATCGCCGCCGCTCACACGCCCGCCTCCCTGCCGCCGGATATGAAATCCACTCGTGGTGGTCGATTGGCCGTCGTGACAGATCGTGGCCATGGACGTGAGGGGCCTGTCATGGACGCCGTCGTGACAGATCGTGGACTTGCGAGGCTAACCACCGACGTCGCCGTCCATCGCATGGATCAGGATCCCCACGAGAAAGCTTTGGACAACTCGGTGTCCGACCCAGAGAAGCATCGTGTCAACAAGGTGCCGTACTCCGTCGTCGATCACAAGCAGCAGCACATGCACGGCATGGACTGGAATTCCGTTACGGTAATTTTAATTTTTTAACCCTAGATCTGTCTTCAAGTTTAAGGTTAGAGGTTAATCATTAAACCATCAATACATTGTTGAATTGGCATAATGGAATCTAGCTCTAAATATAATGTTGATCATCAGTACGTAATGATCATTATTTATTcaatcaatctttgagaaattaATGGTTCATCCACTCCACAATTTAGTGTGTTTTGGTTTTATGCTAAAAGTCAGACATCATAAAGGTTGTGCATGTTTATTGACAATTTTTTTAAAAGTACATCATATGATTTATGCTttcatatggatttgatattgcttTTTTCTCCTTAAATTTTCAAAGTTAATAAATATTTACTTTAAAAATAATTTATAGGCACTACAGTATGAAACTTAGGGAATATTAGGTACTGTAAACAATGGTGCAGCATATATCATACATAATTTAAACTTGCAGCCTTATTCTCATGATTATGCGGACATTTCCAAAGGAGAGATGGATGCACACACTCAGAAAACCCTTGAAGAATTGCAGAATGGACAGTGCAACGTGCTTAAGCGTATGGCATATCGTTGCGCGTTCTGTGGCAAATATCTGGACCCGGCTTTCGTTAGTATTCTTGAGCACGCCGAAGGAGTTGCCAAAGGATACCAAATGAAGCATGGTGTGAGGGCGAAACACAAGGCGCTAGCCCAATATCTCAGGAATTTGTTGGACAAAGAGAAGGTCCGAAGAAGGCGTTATGAGAACCAGCATGCCAAAGAATAGATGAATAAATGAAACCCTGAAGAAGTTCTGGTTGGCATAAGTAGTCATTTGCGGTTGTTTTTTTAAATACCAATGAATATTTTAATTATCATAGTTTTTGCAAAAATGTTACATTTATTAAATTTAATCATAAAAATGCATACAATTCAATTAttgattttttcaaatatttgtaaccttgcatctaatagtttaccattttattggttaaccattattttcatatatatatatatatatatatactgtggaGTGCTTAAAATTATTCAAGATCAATTGGTGTACTGAAAGACTCATCCACATGCAATATGAACAGGAGTGTATTTTTAGGGTTTCTTCAAAAGAACACCTGTGGTCATGCTCATCTTTTCTGTTTGGCCAGAATTGGTAAAGCTGCCAAATCTGCATCTGATCCGGCCCAACACTTTGTTCCTTTTGTGGGCCTACACAAGTGGGAGGCAGAGAGAAAAGCGAGCgatggccccaaccccaaccccacccCCATTCCCAATCCCACCACACTTCGTTCTTTGCAGAGACAGAGAGGCGACGCGGAGGGCAACGGCTAGGGTTTTCCAAGCCGTCACCTTGGCCGCCCCCGTCATCGTCAAATCGGCCGGATCCGCGAGGCCACCCACTCCCCCCTGCTCCGGCCACGATTCTCCACTGCTTCGTCGACAGCAAGGTCTGACAACGGCACCTCTTCTCCCCAATCATGGTCGCACCGCCCGAAGCTCCGGTGGTGCCAGCTTCGAACAAGTCTACTCCAGCCCCATCTGGTACCACTTCGCAGGTAATATTGATCTTCCCTGCCCTTCAAATGTTGATCTGACCTTAATTTTGCGATCTAGCAGCACCGCCCAAGTTAAAATCTGACACTTGCTTGTGTGCATGTTTCGGGTATTCGCAGATTTACTGTCAACTAGTAGGTCATATTGCAACAAGTAATTTTACAGCAAGATAATCTGACAATGTACTGCGTAATCATGGTTTTACTTGTTCGTATGGGTAATAATGGGTAAACACTTTCGTGCAAGTAAGAGAAAAAGGTGGGTGTTGGCCAGCATACCTTGCTCGTCGACATAGCCTTCACTATGCTATCATCTTGCTTGATAGATGCTATCAAGTACTTTTTCCCCCTGGAAAATGGCCCCCCACTGCTAGATATAGAAAAAGTATATTCACAGGAGCATACACATGTTTTGGTTTGTTGGGATAGTTTGAAGACTGTGTATATGTATTTGTTGATGCTTAGTTATTAAAAACTAAAAAGGCGAGCACAGAAGCAGTCCATGAGGAAATTTGTAATGATGGAATGAGGATCAGTTATAGTTTCATGTATTACTCGATGGTAGTATGATGATTAGTGCATATTTTGAAGGATTTGTCAAGTATAGACTGCTCTTGATTGGTGCATGTTTTTGATGATATGTGGTGACGATGGCAGACTTGATCATGGCAGGTGACCAGTCAGGGTGAACTGACTTGAGCAACACCGTCACCGCAGAGACATGTGGGCACGCCATGGATGTCCCAGAATGGAACACGTAGGAGTCACGCTCCGCTGCCAAGATGCCGACGCCAGGTGCAGCAATGTCGGGCTGTTGAAACATGTATATTGAAAATTAGGTATGCAAGTCTTGAGTTCAAAACCTAGAGAGGTTAGGAAATTTTTAACTACATGTCCCAAGCTAAGTAGCTGATAATGATATACCTTGAGTATGCGAGGGAAAGCAAGGCTCGGGCCTCTTGACGAGAATGAGGCGACATACGGTGACAACACCCCATTTCCCACAACGCTTACAGCTGGCGATATCTTCACCACCGGACTCCTAGCATAACACACATGACAACAGACATGAATTTGCCATTACATAATTAAGGAGAAGGCACATATACTCTCAAAACAATGTGACAAATTCTTACTCAGTCATTTTTGAGTAGGAGGCGATTCTTTGTGCGATCTCGAAATCCACCAGTGCACAAGACATAAATCCCTCGCAGCTGGTCAGGATTTCAAGAAGGTTGACAGTGTATTGTGCGAAGATGAGGCCCTTTGCGCCGGCCTCGATAGTACGATTGATGAGAGAATGAAGTTCTGCCCTGGGTGGCGTGATGGCCGCCTGCGCCGGTGCATAACAGAGGACGGTTTTTCCGGTGACGTTGCTCAGTGATAGTGATTCTGTGTCGCAGCTGCGCAAAAGTTTAAAATTTTAACATGGCTGTACAAAGCGCATGACATTTACTATCGATCAAATGTCGTCAAGCGACTGGTTTCTTTCACTACCTCTGCACATGAACAAGGTCCTGAAAGCCGCTGTTGTTCATAGCTGCGTTGTAGTTTAGAGATTGCCCCTGCGTTTTCAAATCAATCACAGATTAATGAGCAAGTTAATTCAGGAAAGCTTGTACATCATGCttgcttgatgctacattttaagTTAATAAAAGTGTCCTTTATCAAAAAAGGAAGGCTTGTGCAGGATATGATATAGTTGGCCGGACCGAGAAAATGGAATCCAGCTCGCATATATACACTGAAAGAATCATAAGGAAGCTTAAAGGAGGAGCTAAacatttgctttttagtttgatcGTCTGCTTAGTGTGTGCGCGTATGAAAGCTCATGTTCGTGAATTTGTGTACGCTAGAGGGCATAAGCAACTTGACCAATCATATTGATCCTACTATTTCGGGTTTGGAGTACGTCTATTAATATTAAAAAATCACTTGTTTTTTCAATTAATATTTTCGCTGGGATCTTTATCCCTTGAGAATGGGCACGAAGACAACACTTTGCTATAACATTTCTCAGCAGATGACAGAAAATGAAAAATAATGTACACATACTTCTAAAAGAAAGGAGAGTTCGGTACGTACCACGAGCTTTTCTTTGTTTCCCAGCGATATCAAGGTCGGGAAAGACCGGTCAATCGTGCTAGCGGCCACCGTCGTAACCCACGGCAGGGCATTACCCACAGTTTGCGGCACAGGTCCATCGTTCCCTCCACTAAACACAACAGAGATCCCTCTTTGCACAGCATGGAGCGTCCCGGGGAACTGCTGACCAGCCCCTCCAATCGAGAGCGACAAGACGTCCACACCGTCGTGTATGGCATCATCAACAGCCGCAAGGACAGCCGCACCAGAGCAACTCCCGCCCACCCAGCACGCCTTGTAGATACTGAGCCGCGCACGTGG
Protein-coding regions in this window:
- the LOC123163630 gene encoding subtilisin-like protease SBT3.9, with the protein product MDSRTAFCGALLLLVTLLPLSASASSKLYIVYMGEKKHDDPSVVTASHHDMLTSVFGSKDEALRSIVYSYKHGFSGFAAMLTESQAEAIAKFPEVATVEPNTFHETHTTRSWDFLGLDHNQPAQQPGLLKKAKYGEDVIVGVIDTGIWPESRSFDDKGYGPVPARWKGKCETGEEFNATSCNKKIIGARWYGRGISAELLKGDYKSARDNNGHGTHVASTIAGGEVQGVSYGGLGMGMARGGAPRARLSIYKACWVGGSCSGAAVLAAVDDAIHDGVDVLSLSIGGAGQQFPGTLHAVQRGISVVFSGGNDGPVPQTVGNALPWVTTVAASTIDRSFPTLISLGNKEKLVGQSLNYNAAMNNSGFQDLVHVQSCDTESLSLSNVTGKTVLCYAPAQAAITPPRAELHSLINRTIEAGAKGLIFAQYTVNLLEILTSCEGFMSCALVDFEIAQRIASYSKMTESPVVKISPAVSVVGNGVLSPYVASFSSRGPSLAFPRILKPDIAAPGVGILAAERDSYVFHSGTSMACPHVSAVTVLLKSVHPDWSPAMIKSAIVTTYHQKHAPIKSSLYLTNPSKYALIIILPSSNT